The genomic window TTGCTAGTTTCGTAGCCTGTCTATGCAGTTCTGGGAAAGATAAGGTTGTCTTTGTGCCGTCATCCCCCTCCCAAATAATAGCAGGGTGCTGGTGGTGCAGCCATTTCGTAACACAAGAATCATAAATGTTTAGTGTGCCCTCCGAAAACCATTTCGGATAGGGGAGACCGTTTTCTAAATTGAGCGTATCAGTATATCTTGAATTCCAGTTGATTTCTAACTCTTTTTCCGCTTGTTCCCAAAGCCATGCAACATCTTCAATACTTTTTTTATAGAAAGAATCATAGTCCTCGTAGCCAAGCTTTTTCATCCAGTTATATAAGCGTGTATTTTTTTTATATTCATCAGAAGGAATCCAAGCATTTTTTACAGGCATATCATCACCTCTACGTTAATAAAAATTAAGTGAGTGGGTTTTATGTATTAAGTGTATGCGAACGTTAGGTGGTGATATAACAGTTGTCTGATAGTAAACCGCTAAAAGAAAGAATACTAGATGCAGCCTTACAATTGTTCGAACGATATGGATACCATGGTGTGACTGTCAATCAGATTGTTGCTGAGTGCAGTGCTTCAAAGGGCGGATTTTATCATAATTTTTCCTCCAAGGATGAATTGTTATATGAAATTCATGATTATTTTATTTCATATGTGTTGGAGAAAGCAAAAAGAGCCTTTGAAGAGTGTGCCACCCCTACAGAAAAGCTAGTCGCGGTGATTCAGTCGTTTGTTAAAGTGTTTCACATGTATAAAGCGCATATCACGGTGTTTTACCAGGAAAGTATGTATCTACGACCTGAGTATAAGGAAGCCATTGCCACAAAACGTGATGAGTTTCGGACTATAATGCGTGCGGTGATTGTAGAGGGAGTTCAGTCGGGAGAGTTTCGAGAAGAACTAAATATTGATATCACTGTTATGTCTATATTAGGCACAGTGAACTGGACATACAAGTGGTATCAACCTAATGGTGCATCAACTATAGAGGAAATTGCTGAGCTTTATATTGATTTAATATTACATTCCATTTTAACTAACGATGCAAAGGTCAATAAGCAGTACGCACATTTTTTTCGAAAAATACCTTGTATATAGTTGATATTTTTTTTAGTCTTGCTCAGACCAACTGGTCGGTACGGAATTAGGGTGGGGGTGTAGGTTCGTCCTAATTGCCTGACGTGAATCCTTAATAACAAGTGAAATTCATGAAAAACCCTGAGAAATTCTTGAAAACCGGCTAGAAATTCTTGAAAAGCAGTGAGAAATTCTTGAAAAGAGCCGAAATTCTCTTGAAAAGTGGCCGAATTCTTGAAAACCGCGGAAAACTTCATGAAAACCAGTGAGAAATTCATGAAAAGAGCCGAATTTTTCTTGAAAACGAGTGAAATTCTTGAAAACCGCGGAAAAATTCTTGAAAACCGTTGAGAAATTCTTGAAAAGAGCTGAATTTTTCTTGAAAAGTGGCCGAATTCTTGAAAACCGCGGAAAAATTCTTGAAAACCAGTGGGAAATTCTTGAAAAGAGCCGAAATTTTCTTGAAAAGTGGCCGAATTCTTGAAAAATCCGAAAAAATTCTTGAAAATCACCACCTTAGTCATACAAAACGCCGTTAGTGAGAATACGAGAACTTAAGCATATCAAACAATACACACAGTGGATTAATAAATCTCTGGGAGAAGGAGATGACAACATGAATTTTTCATTTACGAAAGAGCAAATAATGATTCAAGAAATGGTTTCTGATTTCGCACAACGTGAAATAAAACCTCTTGCGGAGAGTCTAGACCGTACCAGTGAGTTTGCTCAAGATATTTTTAAAAAGATTGGAGAGCTCGGTTTACTAGGTTTACCGTTTCCTGAAGAGTACGGTGGTGCTGGTGCGGATACGATGTCATACGCCATTGCTGTTGAGGAAATTGGAAAAGCGTGCGGTGGGACGGGACTAAGCTATGCGGCTGCTGTATCTCTTGGGGCTTCACCTATTTACTATTTTGGAACGGAAGAGCAAAAGCAAACATGGCTCGTACCGATGGCAAAGGGTGAAACGTTAGGGTCGTTCGGTTTAACTGAGCCAAACGCAGGATCAGATGCAGGTGGAACGCAGACCAAAGCGATTCTTGATGGTGAGACGTACATCATTAATGGAGAGAAATGCTGGATTACAAACGCTGGCTACGCAAGACAAGTGATTGTAACCGCTGTCACCGGACAGGATGAACGTGGTAAGCCTATTATTTCTGCCATCATTGTACCAACCGATGCAGAGGGCGTTGATATTACATGCAATTATGAAAAAATGGGTGTTCGTGCCTCAAACACATGTCAGATTGTTTTAACGGATGTACGTGTGCCTAAAGAAAATATACTAGGAGATCACCAGAAGGGATTTAAGCAGTTTTTATATACGCTAGATGGAGGCCGAATTTCGATTGCTGCTCTTTCGGTTGGTATTGCCCAGGCAGCCTATGAAAAAGCACTGCAGTATGCAAAGGAGCGTAAGCAGTTCGGACAGTCGATTTCAAAGTTTCAGGCGATACAGTTTAAGTTAGCTGATATGGCGATGGAGATTGAACTCGCCCGTACTATGGTGCACAAAGCGGCTTGGTTAAAAGATAATGATAAACCGTTTGCGAAGGAAGCGGCATTTGCGAAGCTATATGCTTCAGAAGCGGGCTTTCGTGCTTGTAATCAGGCTATTCAAATTCATGGTGGGTACGGCTATATGCGTGAATACGAGGTAGAACGCCATCTGCGTGATATTAAATTAATGGAGATTGGTGAAGGTACATCGGAAATTCAAAGGCTTGTCATTGCTAGACAGATAGGTTGCTAATTTAATTGAGAATTTGTGCTTAGGACAAAAGAACTCATGTGCGAAAGAAGTTATGCGGAAAAATTTGAGCTTTATGCGTGGGATTTCTAAGTTTTTGCGTGAAATTTTGATTTTTGCGTGAAAAATTTAGTTTATACGTAAAACTTTGAGCTTTATGCGTAAAAAAATCAGATTTATGCGTGAATTTTTCCAATTTATGCGTAAAGGCTTAGAATCAACATCAATTTTTATGCGTGAACAATTCAGGTGCAACGTGTAGAACTTTGGGTTTATGAGACAGTTTCAAAGTTTCATGCGACACACGACATTTACAAGTTTCTCATTCAGCTACAAGAATCTTACACGCCGAACGAGAGACGTTCCGTGTCCATCTAATATTTTACAGCACTAAGAAAAAATCCAAGGAGGTATGCTATGGAACTGTTACAGGTTACCGTTGGTGAGCTGCTGTCGAAAAAGGCAGAGAAGCATCCTGATCATGAAGCGGTTGTGTACCCGGACCGTGACTTGAAAATGACATACAAGGAGTTCAATGACCATTGTCATAAGGTAGCGAAGGGGCTCATCCATTTAGGTATTCAAGCGGGAGAGCACGTAGCAATCTGGGCGACAAATAAGCCCGAATGGCTAACAAGTCAATTTGCCACGGCAAAGGCTGGGGCTGTGCTTGTTACTGTCAATACGAATTATCAACGAGCAGAGCTTGAATACTTATTAAAGCAATCTGATTCAACTACTCTTATTTTAATGGAGAAATTTCGTGATACGTCCTACATCAACACTTTGTATGAAATTGCACCAGAGCTAAAGACGAGTGAGCCCGGTCAGCTTGAATCAAAAGCACTGCCATGTTTAAAAAACGTTATTGTACTTGGAGAAAATAAATACCCGGGTACATTCAATTGGGGTGATGTAGTTGAGATGGGGGCACAAGTATCCGACGAAACACTACTAGCACGTGAACAATCTCTCCATCCACAAGATGTTATTAACATGCAATATACATCAGGTACTACAGGATTTCCAAAAGGAGTGATGCTCACTCACTCTAACATTGTGAATAATGCCTACAACATTGCGAGCTGCATGAATCTAACGCAAAATGACAGGCTATGCATTCCTGTCCCATTTTTCCATTGCTTTGGTTGTGTGCTTGGAACACTCGCCTGTGTCACAGTAGGGGCTACGATGGTACCTGTAGTTGAGTTTCAACCCGCAGCAGTGTTAGAAGCGGTTGAAAAAGAAAAATGTACAGCGTTACACGGGGTTCCAACTATGTTTATCGCAGAATTAAACGATCCGAGCTTCCTTTCTTATAAGCTTGAGTCCCTTCGAACCGGTATTATGGCAGGCTCGAATTGCCCGATAGAGGTGATGAAGGCTGTTATTGAAAAAATGGGGGCAACTGATATAACAATTGCCTATGGTCAAACAGAATCTTCACCGGTAATTACTCAGACGAGAACGGATGACCCGATTGAGATTAGAGTTGAATCAGTGGGGCGAGCGTTACCTAATGTAGAAGTGAAAATTGTTGAACCCGGCACCACAAATGAAGTGCCTAGGGGTATCCAAGGTGAGCTTTGTACACGTGGCTATCATGTCATGCGAGGCTATTACAATAATGATGCCGCAACAAAAGATGCGATAGATGTTGAAGGTTGGCTTCATACAGGCGATTTAGCTGTCATGGATGAAAACGGCTACTGTCGTATTACAGGTAGATTAAAAGACATGATTATTCGAGGTGGGGAAAATATTTACCCGCGTGAAATTGAGGAGTTTTTATATAAACATCCTGCCATTTTGGATGTGCAGGTCGTCGGCATCCCTGATGAAAAATATGGGGAAGAGGTTATGGCTTGGATTATCCCAAAGCAAGGTATCGAGTTAACAGAAGATGATATAAGACAATTTTGTAAGGGCAACATTTCAAGGCACAAAATCCCGCGCTATATTGCGTTTACGAATGAGTACCCTATGACAGCCTCTGGGAAGATTCAAAAGTTTCGACTGAGGGAGCAAGCAAAAAGCATTGTGCAAGGAGGTAGCCATGTTTGAAAAAATACTAATAGCGAATCGCGGAGAAATAGCAGTCCGCATTATGAAAACATGTCAAAAGCTACAAATCAAAACAGTGGCTATCTATTCGGAAGCCGATAAAGACGCCCCTCACGTCAAGCTTGCTGATGAAGCATATTTAATTGGGCCACCACGTGTCAATGAGAGTTACTTAGTAATCGATAAAATAATCGCAATTGCTAAACAAACGAATGTAAATGCTATTCATCCAGGCTACGGTCTATTATCTGAAAATTCAACGTTTGCAAGGCGCTGTGAAAGAGAGGACATTATCTTCATTGGTCCCACAGCGGATGTAATAGAAAAGATGGGGAGTAAGATTGAGGCGCGACGCACGATGCAGGAAGCGGGTGTGCCGATAGTGCCAGGCTATACAAATTCTCTTCAGGATGAAGAAGAAGCTATAAAAATAGCAAACGAAATTGGCTATCCGGTTATGCTGAAGGCTTCAGCGGGTGGAGGCGGAATTGGGATGCAAGTGGTCAGCTGTGATGACGATATTCGTAAAGCTTTTAAAAGTAACCAGCAGCGGGCTACAAACTTTTTTGGTGATGGCACCATGTATATCGAAAAATACATTGAGAACCCGCGCCATATAGAAGTACAAATTCTTGCAGATCAAAAAGGAACGACTGTGCACCTTTGGGAACGAGATTGTTCGATTCAAAGGCGTCATCAAAAGGTTGTCGAGGAAGCGCCCTCGCCGTTTTTAGATGACATAACACGTGCAAGCATGGGAGATGCAGCCGTTCGCGCAGCGAAACATATAGGGTATAGCAACGCTGGTACTATTGAGTTTCTCGTGGATGAGCAAAAGAATTTTTACTTCCTAGAAATGAATACACGCATTCAAGTGGAGCACCCGGTAACAGAGGAGATTACAGGACTAGACTTAGTAGAACAACAAATTCGGATTGCTGCTGGAAGCCCTTTACAGCTCACTCAATCAGACATAAAAGGCACTGGCCACGCGATAGAGGTACGAATCTACGCAGAAGATCCGAATACATTTTTTCCATCACCAGGGAAAATAACAGAGATGTCGTTTTTACAGGAGTCATGGATACGTTATGAGCTTGGCGTTGAAGCGGGAATGACAGTAACGCCGTTCTATGATCCTATGATTGCGAAGGTAGTAGTGTCAGGTACGACGCGTACAGAGGCTATAGATAAGCTTCGCCAGGCATTAGCAGGCTACCGTGTAGAGGGAATAAAAACAAATATACCGTTTCTTCGGGAGGTTATCGACCACCCAACATTCTTACAAGGCGAGGCAACGACCAATTTTATTAAAGAGGTGAGACGATGACAAAGGTTCTAGCGAGTATGGCCGGGAATGTATGGAAAGTGCTTGTTTCAGAAGGAGATGAAGTGACAAATGGCCAGGATGTTGTCATTTTAGAGTCGATGAAGATGGAAATTCCTATTGCAGCCGAGCAGGTTGGTGTGGTGAAGGGTGTTAAGGTAGCGGAAGGCGATTTTGTAAATGAAGGCGATGTTCTTATGGAGCTAGACTAATTATGAATCTACCGGCAACTGTAGAAATAAAGGAAGTCGGCCCACGAGATGGGTTGCAAAATGAGAGTAAGTCTGTTAGTACGGAAGATAAAATTCAGCTCATAAATCATTTATCTCAAAGTGGTTTGAAGTACATTGAAGTAACATCCTTTGTCAATCCAAAGTGGATTCCACAGCTTGCTGATGCAAGTGAAGTAGCTTCTCGGATTGAGAGAATTGAAGGTGTGACATATGCTGCATTAGTTCCAAATGAACGCGGCTTACAGCGGGCGCTCCAAACCGGTATCGATGAGATCTCCGTGTTTTTATCAGCAAGTGAGACTCATAATCGGAAGAATATCAATAAATCAATTGAAGATACATTGCCGATTTTAAAAAATGTTATTCAAGAGGCGAAAGCTGCAGGCAAGACTGTTAGAGGATATATTTCCACAGTCATTGAATGTCCGTACGAGGGGTTAGTTAACGCTTCGCAAGTAAACCGAATTGCCGATGTGCTTCTGGAGTTTGGCGTTCGAGAGCTTTCGTTAGGTGACACAATTGGAGTAGCTACGCCACTTGAAGTGGAGGCGTTGTTAGCAACGATGTGCAATTCTATACCTCCAAGTAAAATCGCTATGCACTTTCATGATACGCATGGTACAGCTCTAGCAAATATATTAACATCCATGCAAATGGGGATTTACAAGTTTGATAGTTCAATAGGGGGCTTGGGAGGCTGCCCATATGCGCCGGGTGCGTCCGGTAATGTCGCAACAGAGGACGTAGTATATATGCTTGAACGAATGGGAGTTTCTACTGGTGTAAGGTCAGAGGTTTTAACAACAGTGACAAAGTATTTAGAAAATCAAGTTGGTTTGCGTCTAAATAGTTGTCATAGTCAAATATTTCGAGCAGGAGGCGAAGGATGACACCATTAGTTTTAAAAGAAAAAGTAAACGAACATATCGCAATTATTACGTTAAATAGACCTGAAGCGGCTAATGCTTTGAGCATACAGCTGCTGCATGAATTAATAGATTTGGTGGAACAAATTCACTATGATTCTTCCGTTCGCTGTGTCATCTTAACAGGTGCTGGTGAAAATGTATTCTGTGCTGGGGCCGATTTAAAGGAACGAGCAGGTATGGGAGACGAGGATGTTAAAAAGCATGTCGCACTCATACGGAAAGCAATAGACACTGTGGAAAAGTTGCCGCAGCCAGTCATTTGTGCGATAAATGGGGCTGCTTTTGGCGGAGGGTTAGAGTTGGCGCTAGCTTGTGATATAAGAATAGCTGTCGCAAATGCGAAGCTTGGCTTAACGGAGACAAGTCTCGGTATTATTCCAGGAGCAGGCGGTACACAACGGTTACCTAGATTAATAGGCACTGGAAAGGCGAAGGAATTAATATTCACAGCTGCAAAAATAAATGCGAAAACTGCACAGCAATTAGGTGTGGTCGAACAGGTTGTGCAGGAGGGGGCAATATCGAACGCGTTGATACTCGCAGAACAAATTTCGCGCAACGCTCCGCTAGCACTGATTCATGCGAAGCTTGCAATAAATAAAGGGATTGAATGTGATTTGGAAACTGGTTTAGCAATTGAGGAGATGGCATACGAGCAAATCATTCGAACGAATGACCGTATAGAAGGATTGCGTGCGTTTCGGGAAAAGCGTCCACCAGAATATAAGGGTGAATAAGGAGGAAAAAATCATTGTCACGATCAGATGAACTATTAGATAAAAAAGCACACATTCACCAAGGGGGAGACAAAAAGTATCACGAGAAAAATAAAGAACAAGGAAAATTATTTGTACGCGAACGCCTTGCGTTACTTTTTGATGAAGACGTCCAATTTGAAGATGCCGAGTTTGCTAACTGTTTAGCAAGTGGCCTTCCTGCTGATGGTGTGGTGACGGCAGTTGGAACAATACATGGTCAAACTGTTTGTGTAATGGCAAATGATTCGACGGTCAAAGCTGGTTCTTGGGGAGCACGTACCGTTGAAAAAATCATTCGCATTCAAGAGACGGCCGAAAAGCTTCAATGCCCGATGCTATACTTAGTCGATTCAGCTGGGGCGCGGATTACAGATCAAGTAGAAATGTTTCCAGGACGACGGGGAGCGGGGCGAATATTTTATAATCAAGTAAAGCTTTCAGGAAAAGTACCGCAAGTTTGTTTGTTATTCGGTCCATCCGCTGCTGGTGGTGCATACATTCCAGCGTTTTGTGATGTCGTTGTCATGGTGGAAGGCAATGCTTCTATGTACTTAGGTTCTCCGCGTATGGCTGAAATGGTCATTGGAGAAAAGGTGACTCTTGAGGAGATGGGCGGTGCGCGCATGCATTGCTCTGTGTCTGGCTGTGGCGACGTGCTTGTAAAAACAGAAGAAGAAGCGATAGCATTTGCGCGCCGCTATTTGTCATATTTTCCAGCGAATTATAAGCAAACAGTCCCTGTTGTGAAAGGGAGTGAACCTAAGAAGTTTAGTACAAGTATTGAAGATTTATTACCTGCGAATCAAAATGCACCGTTCAATATGTACGACTTAATTGAACGTTTTATTGATGATGACTCTTTTTGTGAAATTAAAAAATTGTTTGCTCCTGAGCTAATTACGGGGTTAGCGCGACTGGATGGGAAGTCTATTGGTATAATCGCCAACCAACCTCGTGTAAAAGGAGGCGTTCTATTTCATGACTCGGCAGATAAAGCAGCAAAATTTATAACATTATGCGATGCCTTCAACATCCCGCTCGTATTCTTAGTGGATATTCCTGGATTTATGATTGGAACGAAGGTAGAGCGTGCGGGTATCATTCGTCACGGAGCAAAAATGATTGCAGCGATGAGTGAAGCAACAGTCCCGAAAATATCGATTGTTGTACGGAAAGCCTATGGGGCAGGTCTTTATGCGATGGCGGGTCCAGCGTTTGAACCAGATTGCTGTTTGGCATTTCCGCACGCACAAATTGCTGTAATGGGCCCTGAAGCCGCGGTTAACGCCGTATATGCTAATAAAATTGCTTCACTTCCAGAGGGAGACCGATCTGCTTTTATCGAAGAAAAGCGTGAGGAGTATAAAAAAGATATCGACATTTATCATTTAGCTGCCGAAATGGTCATTGACGCAATTATCGCGCCAAACAGTTTACGTGAAGAACTAAATCATCGCTTACGGGCATATGAAACAAAGTGCTTAACTTTCTCAGAAAGAAAGCATGGAGTGTATCCTGTCTAAAAAAGTACTATAGAAAAGATAACTCACTTATTATTTTTTTGAACTGAACTGCATTGTGTCAGGTAGACATAGTGCAGTTTATTTTATTGGGAGGGTTAGCTTTTTCCCGTCTCCCTAAAAAAGCCTGTCTTTTTAATTTTTATTGAAAGAATTTATCTGAAAGAAAATCATAGAGATGTAAGTGTTTAGAGCCGTTTTTCTATCGGCTTATTTTTTTTGTCGAACTTTTTATGTAAGAAAATATAACATAAGTATTGACTATTATCTGAATCTTGTAATATATTATAACAAACGATGTAACAAAACCTAACATAAGGGAGATGAACAAAAAAATGAATGCTGAAACTTTATCATTTGCTTTGGACTCATTATGGGTAATGGTGGCGGCGGTCTTAGTTATTGGAATGCAAGCAGGATTTGCTTTATTAGAAGCAGGATCAACAAGGATGAAAAACTCTGCACACGTAGCGGGAAAACAAATACTTAGCTTTGCGATTGCAAGTATAGCGTTTTGGGCAGTTGGTTTTGGAATTACGTTTGGAGCGGGAAATAGCTTCATAGGAACATCAGGCTGGTTCTTAATCGGTGATGAAGCTACATTCGATTCACTATCATGGGCGAATGTTCCACTAGAACTTAAATTTTTATTCCAAATGGCATTTGTTGGTGTATCGTTAGCAATTGCTTGGGGGGGCTTTGCTGAACGTGCGAAATTAGCAGTATATTTTGTGTTTGGTACGATTTTCGTTATTGCGATTTATCCAGTTATTGGTCACTGGGTATGGGGTGGCGGTTGGTTAGGTGCCATGGGGATGCAGGACTTTGCAGGTTCAACAGTCGTACATTTACAAGGTGCGATAGCAGCTTTAATTGCTACAATTCTTTTAGGTCCACGTATTGGTAAATTCAATAAAGATGGTACACCAAATTTCATTCCTGGTCATAACCAAGTGTATACCGTATTAGGTGGACTTATTTTATGGATTGGTTGGTTTGGATTCAATGCAGGTAGTACGATGGCAGCAGGAGATGGCTTTTTCACATATGTTGCGTTAACGACTAACTTAGCAGCTGCAGCAGGAGCTATTGCAGCAATCGTGACTGCAAAATTATTAGTAGGTCGCGCAGATATTCCGGCGATGGTCAATGGTGTGTTAGCGGCGTTAGTTGCTATTACGGCGGCTTGTGCGTTTGTTGAGCCTTGGGCAGCTATCGTAATTGGTGCCGTAGCGGGTTCATTTACTTTCTGGACATCAGTGTACTTTGAGAAGAAAGGTATCGATGATCCGATTTACGCATTCTCTGTACATGGTATTGCAGGTATTATTGGAACGATCTCAACAGGCTTCTTTGCTTCACCACGTTTAGTTGAAATAACAGGTATTGGTAAAGCAGGTTTATTCTATGGCGGTGGATTCGATCAATTAATCGTTCAAACTGTTGGAGTGCTTGGAGCGGCTGCGTATGTTGCGGTTGTATCATTTGTCGTACTTTATGCACTGAAAAAGACAATTGGCTTACGTGTAACAGCTGATCAAGAAGTAACAGGATTGGATATGAGTGAGCATGGCTCATATGGGTATCCAGAACAATTAGACCCAGAGTTTAAATCATCTAATCAAATTAGCAGCTAAAGCAGGAGGGGAAAGGATCGGAGTGCTCACTTCGGTCCTTTCTTTTACTGTATAGAAATCGACGAAATTGAGGTGAAAGAGAAGCATTAACATTTTGAAGTAATGCAATTATTCTTTAATTAATACGATAAATGGATAGTCGTTTATTGAATGTTCCTATTTTAACTAAATGGATTTTTATTGAAAATATGTGTGGTGTTAAAGGAAACGTGATGTACTTCAAGAAATAATATATACAAAGCCATAATTTTCAGGTGATTATATGAATGAATTACTGCATTTGCAAGATAAAATAGAGCAGGCTAACAGCATTTCAATGTTACGTGAGTTGCATGATGAGATTTTGATGATTTTAAAAGGACATCCCGATTTTTTATCGTTAAATCGAGATGTGACGTTTAGTGTATATAAGCAACTAAGTATAGTTCATGATGCTCTTATGTATCGTGTATTGAAGCTAGCTGAGATTGAGGTAGAGTTAAGAGGAATAGGACAGCGTCCGGATGCTTACTGCTGGTATATAATGGGTAGTGGTGCACGGCATGAACAGACTGTACGTACAGACCAAGATAACGGCATCATTTTTGATTGTAATGAAGGTAACAAAGAAAGCTGTTATCAGTATATAAATGAGTTAGCGAAAATTGGTACTTCATACATGAACGACATAGGCTATCCCTTTTGCGAAGGACATGTCATGGCGACGAATCCTAGATGGCAAAAGCAATTGGCAGACTGGGAAAGGCAAATAAAACAGTATGTTGAAGGACATACACCAGATGATATTCGATATTTGCTAATAGCATCTGATTTACGGGCCATCTATGGTGATCCACGGCTCATAGTTGTATGTAAAAGAAACTTGCAGAGGCTTCTTTATTCATCCGCTATGACGCTAAAACGTATGGGGGAACATTGCTTAACGCCTGAAGTGCCGCTATCCTTTTTTGGTTATATTCATGCTGAGCGTTGGGGAGAGCATGCTGGAAAGCTAAATATTAAGCAAGCCATATATGTTCCCATTATAAATTGCATTAAATTTTTATGTGCTATTTATCATGTTGATAAGGATTCTACTTGGGAACGTGCTTATACATTGTTTGCAAAAAATCACTTACCACATGCTTTATATGAAGATATTTGTATTGCTTTACAAACGGCGCTATATTTAAGGCTGCTATATTCTGTTAAAGAACAGAGTAGTGCAGATTATGTATGTCTACGTGATCTTCATGAACAGGACCGAGCGCTGTTAAAAGAGGGATTAAAAACTGCAAAAGTGTTACAAAGATATGTAAATAAGTTAGTGGTGAACGCTCAATATGAAGCAACCAACCTTTAAACAATGGACGGCGTTGTTACAATCGCTAGGTATAGCGAAAGGAGAAGCAGCCGCTTCCTTTTCACAAGAAGCTTGGTTGCGACAAAATTTAAAAGAAGCTCATAAAAATAAATTGGATTTAAATATGCTATTGACTGAAATAACGTGGGTGGTACTTGATACGGAGACGACAGGTTTTTACCCACAACAAGGGGATAAAATTATATCAGTAGCTTGTGTTAAAATTAAGAATGGAACAAATCATGGGTGGTACGAAAGCTTCGTGAATCCTAATCGATCAATCCCAGAGCACATCACTCAGTTAACAGGGATTCGAGATGAGGATGTGTTAAAAGCACCAACGCTGGATGAAGTTATGCCGTTATTATTGCAGTTTCTAAATGAATGTTGCGTTGTTGGGTATCATATTCAACACGATGTACAATTTATAAATCATTTCTTATCGAGACAATATCGATCAACACTTCCACAAACGGCATTTGAATTAAGACAAATTACAGAAAAACTGTATAAGCAGCCTTTTCCAACTTTAGACGATGCCTTAAGCTTTCATGATATTCGTTGTGAAAATAGACATACAGCGAAGGGGGATGTTGAGGCGATGTATCAATTGTGGCTGCAGTTGTTAGAGAAACTAGAAAACGAAAAAATTGCTACGTTATATGACTTATATGTGTGGTTAAGTTAAAAAATTTTTAAAAGGTGTTATAAAAAAGTTTTTAAAGGACATAATATTGTCGTCGCACATAGTAAATGTGTGAATAGGATTTATTGCTAGGAGGAAAAGAAAGTGGAACGTGGTAAAGTAAAATGGTTTAACAGTGAAAAAGGATTTGGATTTATTGAGCGCGAAGATGGTGACGATGTATTTGTTCACTTCTCTGCAATTCAAAGTGAAGGCTTTAAGTCTTTAGATGAAGGGCAAGAGGTTGAATTTGAAATTGAGCAAGGTCAACGTGGTCCACAAGCGACGAACGTTCATAAAGTGTAATCCGACATCATTTGTCTGGCACATATTACTGTGCCAGACGTTTTTTATTTATACACTTGTTAGCTTTAGCTTCCTGTGCTTGCAAAAGCACGTAAGCCTTGATTCCAGAACCAATAAGCTAGAAACCAGCAAACTGCTGCGACGACGGGAGTCCATAA from Bacillus sp. HMF5848 includes these protein-coding regions:
- a CDS encoding acyl-CoA carboxylase subunit beta, with protein sequence MSRSDELLDKKAHIHQGGDKKYHEKNKEQGKLFVRERLALLFDEDVQFEDAEFANCLASGLPADGVVTAVGTIHGQTVCVMANDSTVKAGSWGARTVEKIIRIQETAEKLQCPMLYLVDSAGARITDQVEMFPGRRGAGRIFYNQVKLSGKVPQVCLLFGPSAAGGAYIPAFCDVVVMVEGNASMYLGSPRMAEMVIGEKVTLEEMGGARMHCSVSGCGDVLVKTEEEAIAFARRYLSYFPANYKQTVPVVKGSEPKKFSTSIEDLLPANQNAPFNMYDLIERFIDDDSFCEIKKLFAPELITGLARLDGKSIGIIANQPRVKGGVLFHDSADKAAKFITLCDAFNIPLVFLVDIPGFMIGTKVERAGIIRHGAKMIAAMSEATVPKISIVVRKAYGAGLYAMAGPAFEPDCCLAFPHAQIAVMGPEAAVNAVYANKIASLPEGDRSAFIEEKREEYKKDIDIYHLAAEMVIDAIIAPNSLREELNHRLRAYETKCLTFSERKHGVYPV
- a CDS encoding cold-shock protein, which gives rise to MERGKVKWFNSEKGFGFIEREDGDDVFVHFSAIQSEGFKSLDEGQEVEFEIEQGQRGPQATNVHKV
- a CDS encoding enoyl-CoA hydratase produces the protein MTPLVLKEKVNEHIAIITLNRPEAANALSIQLLHELIDLVEQIHYDSSVRCVILTGAGENVFCAGADLKERAGMGDEDVKKHVALIRKAIDTVEKLPQPVICAINGAAFGGGLELALACDIRIAVANAKLGLTETSLGIIPGAGGTQRLPRLIGTGKAKELIFTAAKINAKTAQQLGVVEQVVQEGAISNALILAEQISRNAPLALIHAKLAINKGIECDLETGLAIEEMAYEQIIRTNDRIEGLRAFREKRPPEYKGE
- a CDS encoding ammonium transporter, encoding MNAETLSFALDSLWVMVAAVLVIGMQAGFALLEAGSTRMKNSAHVAGKQILSFAIASIAFWAVGFGITFGAGNSFIGTSGWFLIGDEATFDSLSWANVPLELKFLFQMAFVGVSLAIAWGGFAERAKLAVYFVFGTIFVIAIYPVIGHWVWGGGWLGAMGMQDFAGSTVVHLQGAIAALIATILLGPRIGKFNKDGTPNFIPGHNQVYTVLGGLILWIGWFGFNAGSTMAAGDGFFTYVALTTNLAAAAGAIAAIVTAKLLVGRADIPAMVNGVLAALVAITAACAFVEPWAAIVIGAVAGSFTFWTSVYFEKKGIDDPIYAFSVHGIAGIIGTISTGFFASPRLVEITGIGKAGLFYGGGFDQLIVQTVGVLGAAAYVAVVSFVVLYALKKTIGLRVTADQEVTGLDMSEHGSYGYPEQLDPEFKSSNQISS
- a CDS encoding exonuclease domain-containing protein, producing MKQPTFKQWTALLQSLGIAKGEAAASFSQEAWLRQNLKEAHKNKLDLNMLLTEITWVVLDTETTGFYPQQGDKIISVACVKIKNGTNHGWYESFVNPNRSIPEHITQLTGIRDEDVLKAPTLDEVMPLLLQFLNECCVVGYHIQHDVQFINHFLSRQYRSTLPQTAFELRQITEKLYKQPFPTLDDALSFHDIRCENRHTAKGDVEAMYQLWLQLLEKLENEKIATLYDLYVWLS
- a CDS encoding DUF294 nucleotidyltransferase-like domain-containing protein, producing the protein MNELLHLQDKIEQANSISMLRELHDEILMILKGHPDFLSLNRDVTFSVYKQLSIVHDALMYRVLKLAEIEVELRGIGQRPDAYCWYIMGSGARHEQTVRTDQDNGIIFDCNEGNKESCYQYINELAKIGTSYMNDIGYPFCEGHVMATNPRWQKQLADWERQIKQYVEGHTPDDIRYLLIASDLRAIYGDPRLIVVCKRNLQRLLYSSAMTLKRMGEHCLTPEVPLSFFGYIHAERWGEHAGKLNIKQAIYVPIINCIKFLCAIYHVDKDSTWERAYTLFAKNHLPHALYEDICIALQTALYLRLLYSVKEQSSADYVCLRDLHEQDRALLKEGLKTAKVLQRYVNKLVVNAQYEATNL